One Heliomicrobium gestii DNA window includes the following coding sequences:
- the coaE gene encoding dephospho-CoA kinase (Dephospho-CoA kinase (CoaE) performs the final step in coenzyme A biosynthesis.) has translation MKVIGLTGGIAAGKTTVAACLRRLGAAVIDADVVAREVVEPGKPAWRDIQRVFGPSVFRPDGDLDRAALGRIVFADGEARARLNGIVHPQVIERFEQEMARLARQGAKVVVLDVPLLFEAGMEAMAGEIWVVAVDEVTQVRRLMERDNLDEAAARARIFAQMPLAEKIKRADRLIDAGQPLPEMKKQVEQLWKEAAGEVE, from the coding sequence GTGAAAGTGATCGGATTGACCGGGGGCATCGCTGCCGGGAAAACGACTGTGGCTGCTTGCCTGAGAAGGTTGGGCGCCGCTGTCATCGACGCCGACGTGGTCGCCCGTGAGGTTGTCGAGCCGGGGAAACCGGCCTGGCGGGACATTCAGAGGGTCTTCGGTCCCTCTGTTTTTCGTCCCGATGGCGACCTTGACCGGGCGGCGCTGGGGCGTATCGTCTTTGCCGACGGGGAAGCGCGAGCGCGCTTGAACGGGATCGTCCACCCACAGGTGATCGAGCGATTTGAACAGGAGATGGCTCGGCTTGCCCGGCAAGGCGCAAAAGTGGTTGTCCTTGATGTGCCCCTGCTCTTTGAGGCCGGCATGGAGGCCATGGCCGGAGAGATCTGGGTGGTGGCTGTCGACGAGGTGACCCAAGTTCGCCGCCTCATGGAACGGGACAACCTTGACGAGGCGGCGGCGAGGGCGCGCATCTTCGCTCAGATGCCTCTCGCAGAAAAGATCAAGCGAGCCGATCGGCTCATCGACGCCGGACAACCCCTGCCGGAGATGAAAAAACAGGTAGAACAGCTTTGGAAGGAGGCCGCCGGTGAAGTGGAGTGA
- a CDS encoding manganese efflux pump, which produces MALWSLLGLAVALSLDGFGAGVAYGLKRIGVPLSSLLVISFCSALAMAIALLAGHGLTALIPGEWAGRLGGGILILLGLFQVFNVAREERSKGSQGGQSSPVGPAGAGELAGSCEEGYGAPALTAEETLEVKAEEVLSITLRPFGLVIQVLREPTQADLDRSGELGPQEALLLGLALNMDALAAGFGASMVGALPLYAPPVVALTQLFFVCAGLYFGRLQARWAGGTWLAYGAGLALMGLGFVKIVS; this is translated from the coding sequence GTGGCGTTATGGTCGTTGTTGGGGTTGGCAGTCGCCTTGAGTTTGGACGGATTCGGAGCGGGGGTGGCCTATGGACTCAAGCGCATCGGCGTTCCCTTGAGTTCCCTACTCGTGATCAGTTTCTGTTCCGCTCTGGCGATGGCGATCGCCCTTCTCGCCGGACACGGTTTGACGGCGTTGATTCCCGGCGAATGGGCCGGACGGCTTGGCGGCGGCATTCTGATCTTGTTGGGCCTCTTTCAAGTCTTCAACGTAGCCAGGGAAGAACGGAGCAAGGGGTCTCAAGGAGGCCAAAGCTCACCCGTCGGCCCAGCCGGCGCGGGTGAACTGGCTGGTTCCTGCGAGGAGGGCTACGGCGCGCCGGCGTTGACCGCTGAGGAGACACTGGAGGTGAAAGCGGAAGAGGTGTTGTCGATCACCTTGCGACCCTTCGGGCTGGTCATCCAGGTTTTGCGTGAGCCGACTCAGGCTGACCTCGACCGTTCCGGCGAATTGGGACCGCAGGAAGCCTTGCTTCTGGGCTTGGCGCTCAACATGGACGCCCTCGCCGCCGGTTTTGGCGCTTCCATGGTCGGGGCGCTGCCGCTGTACGCTCCGCCGGTGGTTGCCCTGACGCAACTGTTCTTCGTTTGCGCCGGACTCTACTTTGGCCGCTTGCAGGCACGCTGGGCCGGCGGAACATGGCTCGCCTACGGCGCAGGTCTCGCCCTGATGGGGCTTGGTTTTGTCAAAATCGTTTCATGA